Proteins encoded together in one Telopea speciosissima isolate NSW1024214 ecotype Mountain lineage chromosome 4, Tspe_v1, whole genome shotgun sequence window:
- the LOC122659683 gene encoding peroxisomal membrane protein 11A-like: MESNTYPLQNPKINSVKSSKERDFLNHLEAYLAKRDGVDKLLKICRYASKIILVSSVLPETLPLSRRLKSFESSVGVSRKAFRLGKFVQDLNALRNLNFDSNEELILSVLAYGGEALYYFIEQFVWLAKVDLIDSKHSSRLQKISAWAEFIGYFGSIALKTRDLKKINEEEVRLKYRIEIAALRGEGYSNEAVEMRKLELKRLMKKLSIVQDFADGLMAFSDMRHGKGFLSRPLLLASAGLLSAFISTHKNWLSC; this comes from the coding sequence ATGGAATCAAATACCTATCcattacaaaacccaaaaatcaattCTGTGAAATCATCGAAAGAGAGAGATTTCCTGAATCATCTCGAAGCCTACCTCGCCAAGAGAGATGGCGTCGACAAGCTCCTCAAGATCTGCCGATACGCTTCCAAGATCATCCTCGTTTCCTCGGTGCTTCCCGAAACCCTCCCTCTAAGCCGTCGTCTCAAGAGCTTCGAATCGAGCGTCGGCGTTAGTCGTAAGGCCTTTCGATTAGGTAAATTCGTTCAGGATTTGAACGCTTTGAGGAACTTGAATTTCGATTCTAATGAAGAGTTAATCCTTTCCGTCCTCGCTTACGGAGGCGAGGCTCTGTATTACTTCATCGAGCAGTTCGTTTGGTTGGCCAAAGTGGATCTGATCGATAGTAAGCACTCGTCGAGGTTACAGAAAATTAGCGCTTGGGCGGAGTTCATCGGGTATTTCGGTAGCATTGCTTTGAAAACTAGGGATCTGAAGAAGATTAATGAGGAAGAAGTTCGCCTAAAATATAGGATCGAGATTGCGGCGTTGAGAGGTGAAGGGTACAGCAATGAAGCGGTGGAGATGCGTAAATTGGAGCTTaagagattgatgaagaaactcTCGATTGTTCAAGATTTCGCGGATGGATTGATGGCGTTCTCAGATATGCGGCACGGAAAGGGGTTTCTTTCGAGGCCACTTCTCTTAGCTTCTGCAGGGCTTCTTTCAGCTTTCATTAGTACTCACAAAAATTGGTTGTCGTGTTAA
- the LOC122659842 gene encoding probable NAD(P)H dehydrogenase (quinone) FQR1-like 2 — protein sequence MGKGGGCVPSKKRMPLATSNDVPKTAVDVPINVDDKSLPADSTPTRGVTISSPPAKLKIYIVYYSMYGHVEGLAKRMKKGIDGIEGVEGFLYRVPETLSDEILEKMKAPPKDNSIPLISTAELASADGFLFGFPTRYGCMAAQMKSFFDSTGQLWKEQKLAGKPAGFFVSTGTQGGGQETTAWTAITQLAHHGMLFVPIGYTFGAGMFKMDSIRGGSPYGAGVYAGDGTREPTETELALAEHQGKYMAAVVKRLAPV from the exons ATGGGGAAGGGAGGTGGTTGTGTGCCCAGTAAAAAGCGAATGCCATTAGCTACTTCCAATGATGTTCCGAAGACAGCCGTGGATGTTCCGATCAATGTCGACGATAAGTCCCTCCCTGCTGATTCCACTCCTACGCGCGGAGTCACGATTTCGTCGCCACCTGCGAAGTTGAAGATTTATATCGTCTACTACTCCATGTATGGTCATGTAGAGGGGTTGGCAAAGAGAATGAAGAAAGGGATTGATGGGATCGAGGGGGTCGAGGGTTTCTTATACCGTGTTCCTGAGACTCTGTCAGATGAGATTCTCGAGAAGATGAAAGCTCCTCCTAAAGACAACTCGATCCCCTTGATATCTACGGCGGAATTGGCGTCGGCCGATGGGTTTTTGTTTGGGTTTCCGACCAGGTATGGATGTATGGCTGCTCAAATGAAGTCTTTCTTCGACTCGACTGGGCAGTTGTGGAAGGAACAAAAGCTTGCAGGGAAGCCGGCTGGGTTCTTTGTGAGCACTGGTACGCAAGGAGGTGGCCAAGAAACCACTGC ttggacGGCAATCACCCAGTTGGCACACCATGGAATGCTATTTGTTCCCATTGGATACACATTTGGAGCCGGAATGTTCAAGATGGACTCTATTAGGGGTGGTTCTCCATATGGTGCTGGAGTTTATGCTGGTGATGGCACAAGGGAGCCTACTGAGACAGAGCTGGCACTTGCAGAGCACCAGGGGAAATACATGGCGGCAGTTGTAAAGAGGCTCGCTCCTGTTTGA